A part of Ascochyta rabiei chromosome 3, complete sequence genomic DNA contains:
- a CDS encoding Salicylate 1-monooxygenase → MWRDLQPQWTSKIGRVVQLGDAAHPFLPTSFSGGTMAMEDAYSLAACLYIAGKKDVPLAIKVHNKLRFERVSCAQKLGYKNREKTQKEDLKPIKKMVGDWLTYYNPKEYTYKNYEKCAEHLRTGAPFENTNLPPGYKYKPWTVRELLDASERGEELHDEGDWS, encoded by the exons ATGTGGCGTGACCTGCAACCCCAGTGGACTTCCAAGATTGGGCGTGTGGTCCAGCTCGGCGACGCCGCCCATCCCTTCTTGCCCACCTCTTTCAGTGGCGGCACGATGGCAATGGAGGATGCCTACTCGCTCGCAGCGTGTCTCTACATTGCTGGGAAGAAAGATGTTCCTCTTGCTATAAAGGTGCACAACAAGCTTCG GTTCGAGCGCGTTTCATGCGCGCAGAAACTTGGCTACAAGAACCGCGAA AAAACCCAAAAAGAGGACTTGAAGCCCATTAAGAAGATGGTTGGCGATTGGCTGACGTATTATAACCCCAAAGAGTACACATACAAGAATTATGAAAAGTGCGCTGAGCATCTGCGTACAGGCGCACCTTTCGAAAACACAAACCTGCCTCCTGGCTACAAGTACAAGCCTTGGACTGTTAGAGAGCTTCTGGACGCTTCGGAACGTGGAGAGGAGCTGCACGATGAGGGAGACTGGTCATAA